In Juglans microcarpa x Juglans regia isolate MS1-56 chromosome 1S, Jm3101_v1.0, whole genome shotgun sequence, the genomic stretch AACTGTTTGCCTTAGATTTCTCCCACTCCACGAGGAGTCGAAAACTTCATCTTGACATGGTAGGTCGACGTGACAGGCCGCAAGCTATTGAGGGTGGGCCTTCCAATAATGGCATTGTAAGACAACAGGGTTCTCACCACCAGAAAGTCGACCATGATTAAGGTAGTGCAGATGGTACTGCCTGCGAAGATCGATAGCGCGATAGTTCCCACAGGATGAACCATATTACCAGAGAAGCCCTCCAGCGACATGGGGGTTGGATGTAGCCGGGTAGCATCTATTCCCATCCTGGTGAAGGCTTCCCAGAACAGGATGTCCACGGAGCTCCCGTTGTCAATGAGCATTCTCTAGGTGGTGAAGTTGGTGACCAACATGGTCACCACCAGCACATCATCGTGGGGGTACAGGACCCCTTCTTCGTCAGCCTCCCCAAAAGAGATGACCAGAGTCGGCTTGCCCCTTCGATGCTTAGAGAGGTGGTATTTTGCCTAATACACCTCGTGGTACTGAGCCTGCCTAGTGTGTGCCTTTCTGCTTGAAGAGGAAGTGCCTCCACCTACGAATCCTCTCACTATGGTCCAGATTTTCCAGAGTCGAGccaccaccacccccccccccccgcgcgcgCAGTGGTGTGCGGGGTTGATCTTGTTGCGACCGTCGTGCTGGTGGTCAATGCCAAGGGCTTTCTTCCCTTCTGCGCCTTTCGACTCGGTTCGTGCTCCTTTCACTCGATATTCCCCTCCTTTCCTGCTCCAGTCTTCGAGTGGGGGGATAATATTGCCTCGTTTGCTCCGCATTCTCCCTCCTCCCCTGATGGGAGAAGCAATATTCGGTGTTGTGCGAGGTGGACCTGTGGTATGTGCAGTAGCGGCGGACAATGCTTTGGTCATCATCTTCGTGGGCAGTGGAGGTGTCGGCCTCGTGGATGGTAAACATGGGTTAGTCGAAGTGAGGTCCTGGTCCCCTCGTCGGAGCTTCCTCCCTTTTCTTGTCGTGGGAGCTCTTTTCTGGCTTTTCGTGGACCTTAGCCTTGGCTGGGACCCCTGCCTTCCTCTCTACTCGCTCCAGCTCCTTCTTCCTTGGCTTCGTTAGGGCCTAAAGAGTGTCTTCGGCATTAATTTAGTTGTCAACTTAGTCCATAAACTCCTGTAGCATCACGGGAGCCCTTCTCGCCAGTTTGGCCATGAACTGGGGTTATGGCCAGATCACTCCCAGAAGCACCGCCAGGGTTACCTTCTCGTCCTAGTCATCGATGGTCATGCACCCCTTGTTAAATCGAGATAGGTACGTCTTTAGGCTATCCTCCTCTCCCTGTTTGATGGTGAGAAGGTACACTACTGGGTCAAAAATACTCGAGCCAGCTCGCCAAAAAAATCTATGAAACTGGGCGCCAGAGACCCGAACCATACTCGTGCTAGCCCCTTTAGGGTTAGCGGGAATGCCCTGCATGTCACCTTCCCCAAGACACCATGCAACGTCATGTGAGCCCTGAACGTTTCCAGGTGCTCAAGGGGGTCCCTCCCTCTGTCGTACATCTCCATGGTGGGGACCTTGAATTTTGGTGGTAAGGGCACAACTATCACCTCTTCTGTGTAGGGTAAACCAGTGCTTGTGAGCAGTTAGTCCACCGACGACGATGTGCCCACTTTCCTTACAATCTCTTCATACTTTCCTTTGAGATTACGGAGCTTGCCTTTCatgttcttcctctcctccttcACATTTGCTCTAGCTTCTATGTTTCAGGACCCCACGTGCTTGCTATTGCTGGAATCCACCTCCTCGTTCTGCCCTTATTGAGGCTTTTTTAGCTCATCATTCTCTTTGCAAAAGTGTTTGCACTTCATCGGTCAACTTCATTACCCAATCCTCCATAGTTTTCAGTCTTACTTCCATGGCTTCCTCTGTGTCTTTTCTGAGTTGTCCGAAACAGGTTGTCGCAGGCATATGAAGTACACGCAAGATCTACAAGGATGGTGCCACTCTTAGCATCGTGTTTTGTATGCATTTGGGCCAGTTCCAGCAACCCATGTCTTCAGAACTGGGCATGCGAaaatagagaagagagagactGTAAAAAGGTGTTCTTGGAGCCAGGGAGAGTagtttggaagtttgtaaataatgaaagagtctagggatcatAGAGTTTTTCTCGTACCTAAaatttgctatttataccagaAATCTGGGAGGATAGATCGTGTCTACCCCAATGGAGTCTCCGTCTTTTTACTATTCCTTTTTGTCAGAGTCTTTTAATGCGACGTGCCTGTGCGACAGTGTCataaatgtggcgtgtagctttgatagtggtgccattaatgtggcgtgtttCTTTGATTTGCCTTACCCCGCTAGCGTCTTTGGTGGTCTGTCGATGTCTCCTTATCAGAAGATTAAGGGTCTCCCTTACTTCCTACTCATTTACATGGGCAGGTACTCAAAGGCTGGATGTTGTTCAAGGGGCCTCCAGGATGGCGAGTCTCATCCCCTGCAATACGCTCCCTCATAGAGGTTGCCTCTAGGGGGTCTACCCATAAGCCGGGCCGAAGAGTCTATTCGTCCTGGGCTAGgccttttttcttattcactTAATCACTCTTCTCAGGCCCACTAAGaccgccgggggggggggggggggggggactcgTTAcaactatagtctattgtattagtagttatactaatactatatcattatataactatattatagtatagtataactatactataatatatcactatagtttataatatatcttataatatactacaatatattatcactatagtattatatactataatatatgaattatattatatatactatataatatactaaaaaaaggGGACCGAAGTGGaccgaaaatgataaaatcgGAAGTACCAGTTTAGGGGTGTAACTAGTGCAgtatcggttcttcaaatcCCAAACCCGGTATATATCGGTTtagttctaaaatatgtccaaaataaGATCAAACTGGACCCGTTATACCCCTAGTGACAAGCGacgggtgagagagagagagagagagagagagaggtctgagAGAGTGTTCTGGGTTTAGGACTCGACACGGGCGGCAAGTGGGGGGAATATTAGTTAGGCTTAatgaaacgacgtcatttcattataagtgtgtgtgtgtatatatatatatatatatataagtgggcAGACAGGGGAATAAATGGATAGGCCCGGGTCCAACCTACCCTCATCCCCGCTGGGCTCATAGATGTGGGCGGAGACACTGCCACCCACATCTGATAAACAGGGCCCCTGCTCCGCCCAGGTGGAAATCGGACAGTGGAGGGCGGGCAAAGCGTGGTCCCACCACCCACCCCTAGTGCTTGCACTGCTACAACCGACATATGGGCTCACACACAAAGGGGTTTAAAACTTTAATGGTCTAAATAAGGTAGATCAGTAATCAGGAAACATAGGTTGAGGCCCGTGTGGGTAATGGAGTAAGAGGTATATTGGTGCATGGATCTCACACAGAATGTGAAATTCACATCTGGGGGACATGCGTGACTTGGAACTGAAtacaaactatatatagtagtaGATCGGTGGTTGATGAAGAGAATGGTAGAATGGGACTTGTGTGGGAGAGGTGAGAGGGAGGAGCTGGATTTAGGTCTTGATCTTAAGCACCTTCCTCCTCTCAtggggttggattttttttcttcttaatggaggagagttttgagaaagaattttaataataaaaggggGAGAGAGGAGGTAATATATAAACTTGGCATGAGTGTATTGGGACGTGCTAAATTTGAGATCCATTACCGTTATAAAAATTATCAGAAcacaaatatcttttttatataaaactatgtGATGTAAGTGTACTTCCATATTAATGGTATGTCTTATATGAATAAGCgagattgtaaatatattgttttagaGAGAAATGGAGACAACAAAATAACTGTACATGATGCATCTGACGATCTGTTATTATCCTGAGGCCGGAACATTAAACTTGTAATTGAGTATTTCAAGGTTGAAGATAGACATAATTAGTCATTTGCTTCGACATGGCGTGCTTCATACACTCTTTTTAATTGGCACACACTAAACGAAAAGAAATGCATGAATCATGCAGtctcaattttgtttttgtttaagaaatagtcatgtatatataatgaCTGAATAGATTTGATCAAAATTATGACCTAAAGCCCCCTCTAGGTCGTCGTCgcattataagaaaattacttatttgcaACTAGTTATTTTCAGCGAAATAactattttcaattaaaatgaatctgttttcgtcgtaaataatcattttcatcgtaaaaataaatattacaaatactcgtttttcttgtaatggATCGTCGGACTAAAGttgttatataaataaataaataaaatagttccCAAGGATATATTTAATTGATCGACTGTCATTATCACAGTAACAACTCAGAGAATCTTgtattagaaaagaaaaatccaaatacaATATCTCAATGTCTGCTCATAAAATAAATGAGGAACTAAatacatgatgatgaatctgAAAAAGTTGGAAAGTGTTAATTTGTTGGGATTATATATGGAGGGAAATTAACATATATGATGCCCTACAAAAACCGTAATTGGTATTAACGGACGGAAGTAATTCTCCAAATTAAACGTGGAGGTGCATGCACACTCGCTCTCTCATAGCCTatagggctgtaatcgagctGAGCCAAGCCGAGCTTAAGCCAGTTTTTGGCTTGttgagctcggctcgactcaaaatattcaagctcgaaatttttttttttattcttcgttTGAGTTCGGCTTGATAAGCTAAACGCTCAACTCGAGCTAGAGCTTGAACTCGTCCTACAAACGAGTTCTAgtcgagtcgagccgagctcaaGCTGGAGCTCTAGCTCAaactgtgtattttttttattttttgaataagatttaataattaataaaataaataaataatctaatattgaatttatacaactaacaagtagaacctctattgaattataaaattttaaaaaatataagtaattaatatctaactagttgatatttatccaaaataacaatatattatatgcctatatatattattaatgcatacacttaatatgatagcatatatctatttcatatatggttctcacatattagtatatgaaattataaaattttatctactaattattatacaaattataaaatatacttatgaaatatattcactatatagacataagtaattagattacatattatatatttaattataaaagtggtatgcttatattattagttactacatatgtgtgtgtgtgtgtatatacacataggtgtatgtatatatttatcaatatatgaatgagttttaatcgagtcaagctaatgagtcgactcgagcataaacgagcgagCCTTAGTctagtcgagtcgagttttgttggGTATGTATCATTTACAATTCGAGCGGGTATCTGTTTTTACGAACGagctttttttttcacgagttgaGTTCGATTCGAATTTAACCGAATAAGTATCAAGCGGACTATCGAACAAACTGGTTCATTTACTGCCCtcctctaatttaaaaattatttgaaataaaaaaaataaaaaatacaaatgtaCTAGAGAGTATGCCCAACGATACACCGAGTATTAGAAGTGTCCCAATTAGCTAGGCAGTAAGACATTAATGTTTagagaatgagataagataaaaattttatgaataataataagatagtttgtaaataatagtaaattagtttgaattaagaatttattggattttgggaaatgagaaagaaaagtttgaataaaaatattacaaaattaaaatattgtgaaaatataatttttattttgataaaaaagttgaattgtttttttattttttatttaaaagtttgagaaagttgtaatgattagtttgaaaattttataatgattaatttgaaagtatttatatttaaataataaaaataagatggatggagataaaaaaaattttccaaacatCTTCCCAAGGGTTTACTGAGAATATGAATTAGCAAATCCAAGAGAGAGAATATATTATATCAGAAGAGATCATCATTTATACTGGTGATATTATTCCTTTGCTTTAAAGAAAGTTATGCCAcaattgcatgcatgctttaTCGAGAATTGCGAACTTAACGGCCTTAATTAAATAAAGCTACCTACCGTTTCTGGTCCACCTTCTGTTTGGCCTTGTCTATTGATCTCTTTTTACCATCAAATTGCAGATACTCTCATTctctttgaagaaagaaaaagagagagaaaagaaaatgaaaaaaagaaatgaaacggATCCGactgagttttctttttttatcattactATTCCTAACATAAGAACAAAGTCATTACATGCAATTGCAACAGTTTTGCTGTCgttatcatctcatctttatCACCACCACACCCAACTACcaagaaaaaagggaaatacAAAACCTACAAACACTCCAAATCTGCAGAACCCCAAAGATTGCAGCATCGAAATTCATGCATTTGAGGTGCCAAAAAGCAAGGTTTTGATCAAACCCCAAAACACCCaattagatgatgatgatgatgatgatgaagggACTTTTCCCTGTCAATCATTCCCTGAACGTACCTAAACTCCTCCACTTGGCAAGGAATATTGATTGTCCCCTTCTGATCAAAACCGTACTCTTCCTCAGCCTCCTTCAGGAGCTGCATGAACAGTGGGTGGTTGAAATATATAACAGGCACCACAAATCTCTGTTGCTCCTCACCCTGACCAACCTTGATCGCCAAACACCCTTTTGGCACGTCTCTCATCTCTTGCTTCTTCCCTTGGTGATGCTGCTGAAGATGATGCTGAGACAGGTTTCGGTGAAAGTTTCTCAGAGTTTTCTGGTCTCCACTTCCCATATCTGCAAAAGTCATGCAAACGAAGATTGACAAAGAAAGACAAAGAAGTACGTCCGTACGTAGCCCTTGCTTTGCTAGCTAGTTTTCTTGCCGATCTTTTACCTCCGATTTTTACACGCTTTATAAGAAAACAAGGGAAAGAGGCGCCCAAGGCTCAGAGGCTCCGTGCCTTGCTTGAACAGGGTAAAGAAAGAGTATCTCAAGAGCTTGGCACGTTGGTCATGGCTAATAAACGTTCGCCCAAATACAGAGTGCATAAAGgccagaagaagaaaaaaacgcATATATAGGGAAAGAGTTGGGACTCTATGACCGTCCAGGAAAGTGTGTTGAGGCTTCCTACGCTGTAAAAGTAGAATTTGTTATTTTCCGCCCAAGTAGTTTCTCGACCCTTGGATCTTTGTGGCCAAGATAATTGTCGAGGTCTTGGCGGTCCCGGGAAACGGGCTTTTATAACGTATACGAAATAAAAGACGAGGTGCGAAGGGTATAAACTTGGGGCTTTTGTGTGAGGAGCAAGGGCCACGCCCTTCCTTTTATCCcatatagaaaattttaattatcaagTTGGTGTATCTATAGTAAAGTGTTtctataacataatttgatttgatcaaatataaattttatcgataaaatcttataatttaaattatgtagAATGTATAATCTACACAGCGATTTAAGAATggaacaactttttcaaatataattttttttttttttatcattcttttcaGTAATATCAATTCACATTACGAGTAGATATAAAGAGCATTGCGGACCTAGTAGGATTCCCTTCCAAAAATGCCCATGTTAGTCCAATTGGTGGATCGTTCTAGATCTTGTAAGTTTGTCTCTTTATTTCCTCAATTTGATTCATGGTAAGAAATCTCAATTAcacttgttaattttaatgtaGTGGCAAGAGTGTGATTTTATGTTCTGAGTAGGGTAGGATACCTTTCTCACGAGTGGAATAGGGAAGGACATCATGAAGAATAACGTCCGGTCTATGGAATGCACACCACTCACTTGACATGGCGAACCCGGTTCGTCGCCACATCATGATTCTGCCCTTCTCCCTCACCCAGACGAAGCCCCCCCACTCCTCACTCTCCCTTCTCATCTTCTAACTCACAAAAACGAAACCCCATCTGCCCTTCTCCTTCACCCAGACGAAGCCCCCCACccttcactctctcttctctacAAAGGGTCTTTTGATGAGATCTCAACCAGACGAGAATAGAAAGATAGATGAGATACACTTCATTGGTTGGTGAAGGAAATTTAGCGGGTGCTGCAAAGTACAACTAGGCTAACATATGGACGAGCAAGCACCTTGTAGACTCTAGAGGTGCCCCATCCCGCACCTAGCACCCCGAACAAGCACCTTTGGAGCTCTTGGAAGCTTGTGTTTGCACTATATCGCCATACTATTGCTTTCAAAGAGGAGTTCATACTTGCATCGAGgatgtagaatttttttttccttgcaaaaGTCCACATAAATGTATCCCTTCGTGTTGCGGTTTTCTCTGCAGCAGACAAAATAACGGTTTCCGCAACATTATTGACCGTTAATTGAACAGTGTTAAAGATGGCCATTTTCTTGGTACTTCTTCGGTCAAGAAAACCTTGGACTAGTATATACTAATTAACCATTAATTTAGCtcaggttctttttttttatttttattattattatttattgcaCTGATCATGTGGTATTGTATTGTAATGGAGTTATCATGGTTACTACCTACGTACCCtcaattcttttaattaacgCAGATTTGACTAtacaaaaattatcatattaCAAACTCAGATCTTACTGTATGAAACTCAAAAACTACAAGGTGCATGTACTTTTTTCTGAATCTCCTTTGAAGTCAGTAAGGTACTGAAACACGTGGACATTGGACAGTGCAAATAAAGGCAATATTCTCGGGACACTAatttataaaggaaaatgcttaaGCTACGATGAATTTTTCTAAGAGTTTCtatccatttatttttatttagtggttaaagaagtattttttaatgaatttataaaaatgagtttttgtggCTATTTAATTGTGGCGAAAAGAtcatttgtgatcaaaacaaactcattttggctataaatagtaatttactggaattaactgatcacaaataaacagtttttttatagtgttttttaatatttaaaatgattttaaaatatttgaaaaaaacacacaaaataaaaacgtACATTTTAAACTTATCGATGTGGACTCTCGGATCCACCTCTCGGTAGCCCTAGTAGTTCCCAATTTATAAAAGCGGTATATAGCCCACATAGCAAGATGCTTTGTACAACACTCTTAATTCCCACTACTAACCAAattaattcaataaattaatattaagtcCTAAAGAtacaaatattgaataaaaagcAAGGATACAAACTAAGTAATCAAAGCTATCTTACGgttctataaaaagaaaaaaatataaattcagaatcttctaaaatttcaaaggtactattctatcatctatatatatatatatatatatata encodes the following:
- the LOC121245506 gene encoding auxin-responsive protein SAUR32-like, which gives rise to MTFADMGSGDQKTLRNFHRNLSQHHLQQHHQGKKQEMRDVPKGCLAIKVGQGEEQQRFVVPVIYFNHPLFMQLLKEAEEEYGFDQKGTINIPCQVEEFRYVQGMIDREKSLHHHHHHHLIGCFGV